A region from the Cervus elaphus chromosome 10, mCerEla1.1, whole genome shotgun sequence genome encodes:
- the LOC122702031 gene encoding mucin-3B-like, protein MQLFRVLRLLWMLRAFLGSIGTSATATSTSNELWRTALRNSPHSKGTAKWPLNTPQTPPTPDARENIPKTIRTSPNSKSLSETLLRSPINSNPPTIPTSKFVFKVETSPPTMIVYMGSTECTNPTSLIITTTYPTTTCVSQTHVSFPSSHPTTPGTETPRTAITSAYPMSTTKRVTSAMTSPPTVTTPGKTPTTTAPPSSFVPATHTTPDTLISSMTGTTKRTTPAAASVHTTASPTPTSVPNSATTPSLTTRNTLITTVTDKNFSPTTDSTLITTTTSLPDMLSTFKTSTATTPAPTSTDMLTTPTAPVASAATEATTGIGTPNTTPVNTMGSMKTTLIPVTDIPTETLTASVTSVSPVVSSTSPATFTTSKSSPAPTSTDTHMTSTTKGPPSTTAATTEIDETRDPTSHASSTRKTTFLTTTIVSTESATTEITSTPPITSSDTPTNTVNYPTTITSTSVTTNTLTSPVGKPQSSPALTTEPVLTTTSNTSPLSTLIITTTQATSTPPFPTTTMTTIPTEITTPSYISNPVTSITATLPTTSITETDKTGTPNIVTSTSVTSQRTSGLTSTSFSTGRKTTLATTESTPSTTVALTSTTNLSPTLTLSSTSPTSTDTNFISSFATTQDTDTTFSVEATSATRPSTTSMFMSAHSTVTPFPSTSRPATSLGTSSMSTSTTRTTQEDSTTSPATSTDALHTTTVTPPSDTSNQPVTTEVSSPPSVTSSATPISTLYSPASTTSTSIGNNTLTSSTSVPSSTPTTTTEPASTSSRSTSPLSTLTTKIATPYTTSVPSPSTNIPNCASILCQYRTPYPDTTHHYISRHVSRVYHHYKDGSGNEYHLTCHKHRHILSHSHQHTIFSAIHHLDCHHHQYLDIVHECAFIHSYHNHRASLHFLQKHEPSIQYPHSLHHFCPFTFHQYSYQHSHICIHCIPPCLHHFADIPNCASILCQYRYPYPDNTHHYISRHVSRVYHHYKDGSGNEYHLTCHKHRHILSHSHQHTIFSAIYHLDCHHHQYLDIVHECAFIHSYHNHRASLHFLQKHEPSIHPYHCDPHLFNHLLHHEHSHICIHCIPPCLHHCADIPNCASILCQYRNPYPDTTHHYISRHVSRVYHHYKDGSGNEYHLTCHKHRHILSHSHQHTIFSAIHHLDCHHHQYLDIVHECAFIHSYHNHRASLHFLQKHEPSIHPYHCDPHLFNHLLHHEHSHICIHCIPPCLHHCADIPNCASILCQYRYPYPDNTHHYISRHVSRVYHHYKDGSGNEYHLTCHKHRHILSHSHQHTIFSAIHHLDCHHHQYLDIVHECAFIHSYHNHRASLHFLQKHEPSIQYPHSLHHFCPFTFHQYSYQVHDRNHHSHGHCSPHLDHNPSVPALHYRNHPGC, encoded by the exons ATGCAGCTCTTCAGGGTGCTGCGTCTCCTCTGGATGCTCAGGGCCTTCCTGGGGTCCATAG GAACTTCAGCCACGGCCACATCCACCTCTAATGAGCTTTGGCGCACTGCTCTGAGGAATTCCCCACACTCCAAAGGCACAGCAAAGTGGCCACTGAACACCCCCCAAACTCCTCCCACTCCCGATGCTAGGGAAAACATACCCAAGACCATCCGCACCTCCCCCAACTCGAAATCCCTGTCTGAAACATTGCTCAGATCACCCATCAATTCCAACCCCCCAACAATCCCCACGTCCAAGTTTGTCTTCAAGGTTGAAACCAGCCCACCTACCATGATCGTCTACATGGGCTCGACAGAGTGCACCAATCCAACAAGCCTCATAATCACCACCACTTATCCCACCACCACCTGCGTGAGCCAGACCCACGTGTCCTTCCCCAGCTCTCACCCCACCACACCGGGGACAGAGACACCACGGACAGCCATCACCAGTGCTTATCCCATGTCAACAACCAAGAGAGTCACCTCCGCCATGACCAGTCCCCCCACAGTCACCACTCCAGGGAAAACTCCCACAACCACAGCCCCACCCTCCTCCTTTGTCCCAGCCACACACACAACCCCAGATACTCTGATCTCCTCTATGACTGGTACCACTAAAAGGACCACCCCAGCCGCTGCAAGTGTCCACACAACTGCGTCTCCTACCCCAACAAGCGTGCCTAACTCTGCTACTACCCCTTCTCTGACTACTAGGAACACCTTGATAACAACAGTGACTGACAAAAACTTCTCACCCACCACTGATAGTACCTTGATTACAACCACTACTTCACTTCCAGACATGCTCAGTACTTTTAAAACATCCACAGCCACCACTCCAGCACCCACGTCAACTGATATGTTAACAACACCTACAGCACCAGTTGCATCTGCTGCTACTGAAGCAACCACTGGAATAGGTACACCAAACACAACTCCTGTGAACACAATGGGCTCCATGAAAACAACACTCATTCCAGTGACTGACATTCCCACAGAAACTCTCACTGCCTCAGTTACTTCAGTTTCTCCAGTCGTGTCCTCAACCAGTCCTGCCACATTTACCACATCCAAATCCAGCCCTGCGCCAACCAGCACTGATACACACATGACATCCACTACCAAGGGACCACCCTCCACCACTGCAGCCACTACAGAAATAGACGAGACAAGGGACCCAACATCTCATGCTTCTTCCACCAGGAAAACCACATTTCTTACTACAACTATTGTTTCTACAGAATCTGCAACAACAGAGATTACTTCTACTCCCCCAATCACATCATCAGACACACCTACAAATACAGTCAATTATCCGACAACCATTACTTCCACTTCAGTGACTACCAATACCTTGACATCACCCGTCGGTAAGCCTCAGTCTTCACCTGCTCTGACCACAGAACCAGTCCTCACTACAACCTCAAACACTTCCCCTCTATCCACTTTGATAATAACTACCACCCAGGCTACGTCCACCCCTCCATTCCCCACTACTACTATGACCACGATCCCAACAGAAATCACCACTCCCAGCTATATTTCAAACCCAGTCACCTCAATTACGGCAACATTGCCAACCACCTCGATTACAGAAACGGACAAGACTGGGACTCCAAACATAGTAACATCCACATCAGTAACATCACAAAGAACATCAGGTCTCACATCAACCAGCTTCTCTACAGGAAGGAAAACCACACTAGCCACAACTGAGTCCACACCCAGTACCACTGTCGCATTGACCTCTACCACCAACCTCAGCCCCACACTAACTCTGTCTAGCACCTCACCTACAAGCACAGACACAAATTTCATTTCATCTTTTGCCACTACCCAAGATACTGACACAACCTTCAGCGTTGAAGCAACTTCAGCCACCAGGCCGAGTACAACATCCATGTTCATGAGTGCCCACAGCACAGTGACTCCTTTCCCCTCTACCAGCAGGCCAGCTACATCTCTAGGCACTTCTTCCATGTCTACCAGCACTACCAGGACCACTCAGGAAGACAGTACCACCTCACCTGCCACAAGCACCGATGCACTGCACACAACCACAGTGACTCCTCCCAGTGACACCTCTAACCAGCCGGTCACCACGGAGGTGTCCTCTCCTCCATCAGTCACATCATCTGCCACTCCCATCAGCACACTATATTCTCCTGCATCCACCACTTCGACTTCTATTGGCAACAATACCTTGACATCATCCACGAGTGTGCCTTCATCCACTCCTACCACAACCACAGAGCCAGCCTCCACTTCCTCCAGAAGCACGAGCCCTCTATCCACCTTGACAACCAAGATCGCCACTCCCTACACCACTTCTGTCCCTTCACCTTCCACCA ACATCCCCAACTGTGCCTCCATCCTCTGCCAGTACAGAACCCCCTACCCCGACACCACCCACCA CTACATCTCTAGGCACGTCTCCCGTGTCTACCACCACTACAAGGACGGCTCAGGCAACGAGTACCACCTCACCTGCCACAAGCACCG TCACATCCTCAGCCACTCCCACCAGCACACTATATTCTCCGCCATCCACCACCTCGACTGCCATCACCACCAATACCTTGACATCGTCCACGAGTGTGCCTTCATCCACTCCTACCACAACCACAGAGCCAGCCTCCACTTCCTCCAGAAGCACGAGCCCTCTATCCAGTATCCCCACTCCCTACACCACTTCTGTCCCTTCACCTTCCACCAGTACTCCTACCAG CACAGCCACATCTGCATCCACTGCATCCCTCCCTGTCTCCACCACTTTGCAGACATCCCCAACTGTGCCTCCATCCTCTGTCAGTACAGATACCCCTACCCCGACAACACCCACCA CTACATCTCTAGGCACGTCTCCCGTGTCTACCACCACTACAAGGACGGCTCAGGCAACGAGTACCACCTCACCTGCCACAAGCACCG TCACATCCTCAGCCACTCCCACCAGCACACTATATTCTCCGCCATCTACCACCTCGACTGCCATCACCACCAATACCTTGACATCGTCCACGAGTGTGCCTTCATCCACTCCTACCACAACCACAGAGCCAGCCTCCACTTCCTCCAGAAGCACGAGCCCTCTATCCA TCCATACCACTGCGATCCTCACCTCTTCAACCACCTACTCCACCACGAGCACAGCCACATCTGCATCCACTGCATCCCTCCCTGTCTCCACCACTGTGCAGACATCCCCAACTGTGCCTCCATCCTCTGCCAGTACAGAAACCCCTACCCCGACACCACCCACCA CTACATCTCTAGGCACGTCTCCCGTGTCTACCACCACTACAAGGACGGCTCAGGCAACGAGTACCACCTCACCTGCCACAAGCACCG TCACATCCTCAGCCACTCCCACCAGCACACTATATTCTCCGCCATCCACCACCTCGACTGCCATCACCACCAATACCTTGACATCGTCCACGAGTGTGCCTTCATCCACTCCTACCACAACCACAGAGCCAGCCTCCACTTCCTCCAGAAGCACGAGCCCTCTATCCA TCCATACCACTGCGATCCTCACCTCTTCAACCACCTACTCCACCACGAGCACAGCCACATCTGCATCCACTGCATCCCTCCCTGTCTCCACCACTGTGCAGACATCCCCAACTGTGCCTCCATCCTCTGTCAGTACAGATACCCCTACCCCGACAACACCCACCA CTACATCTCTAGGCACGTCTCCCGTGTCTACCACCACTACAAGGACGGCTCAGGCAACGAGTACCACCTCACCTGCCACAAGCACCG TCACATCCTCAGCCACTCCCACCAGCACACTATATTCTCCGCCATCCACCACCTCGACTGCCATCACCACCAATACCTTGACATCGTCCACGAGTGTGCCTTCATCCACTCCTACCACAACCACAGAGCCAGCCTCCACTTCCTCCAGAAGCACGAGCCCTCTATCCAGTATCCCCACTCCCTACACCACTTCTGTCCCTTCACCTTCCACCAGTACTCCTACCAGGTCCACGACAGAAATCACCACTCCCACGGACACTGCAGCCCCCACCTCGACCACAACCCCTCTGTCCCCGCCCTCCACTACAGAAACCACCCAGGCTGCTAG
- the LOC122702092 gene encoding mucin-3B-like — MVTPPTSVTALSTSGVSPSSAFPILSTSTNAISTPFGTIISSSIPAIMSSSISPSSEVPTRSSFFSTSSSMSSVENTGPSSVTAFPTISSTETTRTSPTMTSLTTSPTRTTTMLTLSSTTPCPESISVTIVSASPTTPCIEVGPNAEVTSMPTVPLSVFTATTEMVTSPNSTSMTTLFPDKLGPSPPMLVTNPSNKTAAPSSISIGKIPINMVFLSTRRPKSGTWINSNFINTRPVPGSTTIPHKVKRRRRSSSSMVTTRKLTPQSLPITRVPRIPVDTKTLSTHTSHRTTLTTTQMTTQSRFISSPGTCDNGGTWTQGHCSCPRTFYGSRCELAAREIYLDTVDAEVGMEVSVNQEFSPDLNDNSSKVYRDFTNTFRDQIKKIYQNVQGFKEVQILSLRNGSIVVEYLVLLELPFSTQLEEEYEKVKVALKEELQNVSQDGDNCQNDQVLCFKPDSIKVNNATRTELSPEAICRRAAAKGYEDFYFPFLEENQLRCVTKCTASLDGAIDCHQGQCILQKSGPSCRCFSTDTHWFSGPRCEVAISWKALVGGLAVAGALLLLLLVVALSMFVVRSRRRDRQGRGRSRDDRKWFETWDESAKPAFSNFAFQDDRRGAYLQT; from the exons ATGGTAACACCACCCACCTCCGTAACAGCTCTCAGTACTTCAGGTGTTTCTCCCTCTTCAGCTTTCCCCATATTGAGTACCTCTACTAATGCGATAAGTACCCCTTTTGGCACCATCATCTCCTCTTCAATACCTGCAATAATGTCATCTTCCATTAGCCCAAGTTCAGAGGTCCCTACAAGAAGTAGTTTTTTTTCTACTTCCTCTAGTATGTCCAGTGTAGAAAACACAGGCCCTTCCTCTGTCACTGCTTTTCCCACCATTTCGTCAACTGAAACGACAAGAACTTCCCCCACCATGACTTCCCTGACAACATCTCCCACCCGAACGACCACCATGCTGACTCTGTCTTCCACCACCCCATGTCCAGAATCCATATCAGTTACAATAGTGTCTGCTTCTCCCACCACACCATGTATCGAAGTGGGTCCAAATGCTGAAGTTACCTCTATGCCCACTGTCCCATTATCAGTTTTTACCGCTACTACTGAGATGGTCACCTCTCCCAATTCCACAAGCATGACAACTCTGTTCCCTGATAAACTGGGCCCTTCTCCTCCCATGCTGGTCACTAACCCCTCCAACAAGACTGCTGCTCCTAGTTCTATCAGCATTGGAAAAATTCCCATCAACATGGTTTTCCTGAGCACACGAAGGCCTAAGAGTGGGACCTGGATCAACTCCAACTTCATAAATACTCGGCCTGTGCCTGGCTCCACTACCATCCCACACAAGGTGAAACGTAGAAGGAGATCTTCATCTTCCATGGTGACTACACGCAAGTTGACACCTCAAAGCCTACCCATCACCAGAGTTCCACGGATACCAGTGGACACCAAGACTCTCTCTACCCATACATCTCACAGGACAACGCTGACCACGACTCAGATGACCACACAGTCTCGGTTtatcagcagcccag GCACTTGTGACAATGGTGGCACCTGGACGCAGGGCCACTGCTCCTGTCCCCGAACTTTCTATGGCTCCCGCTGCGAGTTGGCTGCCAGAGAGATATATCTGG ATACAGTGGACGCTGAAGTGGGCATGGAGGTGTCTGTCAACCAGGAGTTCTCCCCGGACCTCAATGACAACAGTTCTAAGGTCTACAGGGATTTCACGAACACCTTCCGGGATCAG ataaagaagatttaccAAAACGTGCAGGGATTCAAGGAGGTGCAGATCCTTTCTCTGAG GAATGGCAGCATCGTGGTGGAATATCTAGTCCTGCTGGAGTTACCCTTCAGCACCCAGCTGGAGGAGGAGTATGAGAAGGTGAAGGTGGCCTTGAAGGAGGAGCTCCAGAATGTCAGCCAGGACGGGGACAACTGCCAGAATGACCAGG TCCTGTGTTTTAAGCCTGACTCCATCAAGGTGAACAACGCCACCAGGACGGAGCTGTCACCGGAAG CCATCTGTCGCCGCGCTGCTGCCAAAGGTTACGAGGATTTCTACTTCCCTTTCCTGGAGGAGAACCAGCTCCGCTGTGTCACCAAATGCACGGCGAGCTTGGATGGCGCCATTGACTGCCATCAGGGCCAATGCATTCTGCAGAAGAGTGGTCCTTCTTGCCG ctgcttCTCCACGGACACTCACTGGTTCTCGGGCCCGCGCTGCGAGGTGGCTATCTCCTGGAAGGCGCTGGTTGGGGGCCTGGCGGTAGCCGGGGCCCTGCTTCTGCTGTTGCTGGTGGTGGCGCTAAGCATGTTCGTCGTGCGCTCCCGGAGGAGGGACAGGCAAGGCCGAGGCAG GTCCAGGGACGACAGGAAGTGGTTCGAGACTTGGGATGAGAGTGCAAAACCGGCTTTTTCTAACTTTGCCTTCCAGGATGACAGAAGAG GTGCATATTTGCAGACCTGA
- the LOC122702032 gene encoding mucin-5AC-like, with protein sequence MPATSLGASSPASGSPRATPTEGASPPAPSTSVPPPHPTPAGTAPSDTSSQPVATEGPSPPSVTSSATPSSTLYAPASTASTPVATHSLTSSTGVATPRDTAAPATSLTAPLASASAAHTTRAASTLLVTTPVPTAPSRAPVLTSSTVGSPGSTLTSAFTSPLPASATLHTSTTLPPSSVRTGAPSSMPATTEATSTGPAGPSTATSTATVDLGSTLALASASATPTAPATASATPMPTPAATPTTGIISSGPSTHHTHSTSPVQATSASTPAAPSIFTTPRSTATPFHSSTMPATSLGASSPASGSPRATPTEGASPPAPSTSVPPPHPTPAGTAPSDTSSQPVATEGPSPPSVTSSATPSSTLYAPASTASTPVATHSLTSSTGVPRSPPPAPSTEPASASTPNTSPLPTDTTTLPTTHTTAGPSPPASTPTGSTTQVATPRDTAAPATSLTAPLASASAAHTTRAASTLLVTTPVPTAPSRAPVLTSSTVGSPGSTLTSAFTSPLPASATLHTSTTLPPSSVATPRDTAAPATSLTAPLASASAAHTTRAASTLLVTTPVPTAPSRAPVLTSSTVGSPGSTLTSAFTSPLPASATLHTSTTLPPSSVRTGAPSSTPATTEATSTGPAGPSTATSTATVDLGSTLALASTSATPTAPATASATPMPTPAATPTTGIISSGPSTHHTHSTSPVQATSASTPAAPSIFTTPRSTATPFHSSTMPATSLGASSPASGSPRATPTEGASPPAPSTSVPPPHPTPAGTAPSDTSSQPFATEGPSPPSVTSSATPSSTLYAPASTASTPVATHSLTSSTGVATPRDTAAPATSLTAPLASASAAHTTRAASTLLVTTPVPTAPSRAPVLTSSTVGSPGSTLTSAFTSPLPASATLHTSTTLPPSSVRTGAPSSMPATTEATSTGPAGPSTATSTATVDLGSTLALASASATPTAPATASATPMPTPAATPTTGIISSGPSTHHTHSTSPVQATSASTPAAPSIFTTPRSTATPFHSSTMPATSLGASSPASGSPRATPTEGASPPAPSTSVPPPAPDPRGDCPQ encoded by the exons ATGCCAGCCACCTCGCTAGGCGCCTCCTCCCCGGCCTCCGGCAGTCCCAGGGCCACTCCGACCGAgggtgccagcccacctgccccgaGCACCAGTGTGCCGCCCCCGCACCCGACCCCCGCGGGGACTGCCCCCAGTGACACCTCCAGCCAGCCTGTCGCCACGGAGGGGCCCTCTCCGCCGTCAGTCACGTCCTCCGCCACGCCCAGCAGCACCCTCTATGCTCCCGCCTCCACCGCCTCGACTCCCGTGGCCACCCATAGCCTGACCTCGTCCACGGGG GTCGCCACTCCCAGGGACACCGCAGCCCCGGCCACCTCTCTCACGGCCCCTCTGGCCTCGGCCTCCGCTGCCCACACCACCAGGGCTGCTAGCACCCTCCTGGTGACCACACCCGTGCCCACGGCACCGTCCAGGGCCCCggtcctcacctcctccaccgTCGGCTCCCCCGGGAGCACCCTCACGTCCGCATTCACCTCACCCCTCCCGGCCTCCGCCACGCTGCACACATCCacgactctccctccctcctcggtcAGGACGGGAGCCCCCAGCTCCATGCCCGCCACCACCGAGGCCACATCCACCGGCCCCGCGGGTCCATCCACCGCCACCTCCACCGCCACCGTGGACCTCGGCTCCACACTCGCCCTGGCCAGCGCCTCAGCCACACCCACAGCCCCGGCCACGGCCTCGGCCACGCCCATGCCCACGCCCGCGGCCACGCCCACCACCGGGATCATCTCCTCCggccccagcacccaccacacacacagcacctcccCTGTCCAGGCAACCTCGGCCAGCACGCCGGCCGCCCCCTCCATCTTCACCACTCCCCGCAGCACGGCGACTCCCTTCCACTCCAGCACCATGCCAGCCACCTCGCTAGGCGCCTCCTCCCCGGCCTCCGGCAGTCCCAGGGCCACTCCGACCGAgggtgccagcccacctgccccgaGCACCAGTGTGCCGCCCCCGCACCCGACCCCCGCGGGGACTGCCCCCAGTGACACCTCCAGCCAGCCTGTCGCCACGGAGGGGCCCTCTCCGCCGTCAGTCACGTCCTCCGCCACGCCCAGCAGCACCCTCTATGCTCCCGCCTCCACCGCCTCGACTCCCGTGGCCACCCATAGCCTGACCTCGTCCACGGGGGTGCCTcgctcccctccacctgcccccagcacagagcccgcctccgcctccaccccgaacaccagccctctgcccaccgacaccaccacactccccaccacccacaccacgGCCGGCCCCTCGCCTCCCGCCAGCACTCCCACCGGGTCCACCACGCAGGTCGCCACTCCCAGGGACACCGCAGCCCCGGCCACCTCTCTCACGGCCCCTCTGGCCTCGGCCTCCGCTGCCCACACCACCAGGGCTGCTAGCACCCTCCTGGTGACCACACCCGTGCCCACGGCACCGTCCAGGGCCCCggtcctcacctcctccaccgTCGGCTCCCCCGGGAGCACCCTCACGTCCGCATTCACCTCACCCCTCCCGGCCTCCGCCACGCTGCACACATCCacgactctccctccctcctcg GTCGCCACTCCCAGGGACACCGCAGCCCCGGCCACCTCTCTCACGGCCCCTCTGGCCTCGGCCTCCGCTGCCCACACCACCAGGGCTGCTAGCACCCTCCTGGTGACCACACCCGTGCCCACGGCACCGTCCAGGGCCCCggtcctcacctcctccaccgTCGGCTCCCCCGGGAGCACCCTCACGTCCGCATTCACCTCACCCCTCCCGGCCTCCGCCACGCTGCACACATCCacgactctccctccctcctcggtcAGGACGGGAGCCCCCAGCTCCACGCCCGCCACCACCGAGGCCACATCCACCGGCCCCGCGGGTCCATCCACCGCCACCTCCACCGCCACCGTGGACCTCGGCTCCACACTCGCCCTGGCCAGCACCTCAGCCACACCCACAGCCCCGGCCACGGCCTCGGCCACGCCCATGCCCACGCCCGCGGCCACGCCCACCACCGGGATCATCTCCTCCggccccagcacccaccacacacacagcacctcccCTGTCCAGGCAACCTCGGCCAGCACGCCGGCCGCCCCCTCCATCTTCACCACTCCCCGTAGCACGGCGACTCCCTTCCACTCCAGCACCATGCCAGCCACCTCGCTAGGCGCCTCCTCCCCGGCCTCCGGCAGTCCCAGGGCCACTCCGACCGAgggtgccagcccacctgccccaAGCACCAGTGTGCCGCCCCCGCACCCGACCCCCGCGGGGACTGCCCCCAGTGACACCTCCAGCCAGCCTTTCGCCACGGAGGGGCCCTCTCCGCCGTCAGTCACGTCCTCCGCCACGCCCAGCAGCACCCTCTATGCTCCCGCCTCCACCGCCTCGACTCCCGTGGCCACCCATAGCCTGACCTCGTCCACGGGG GTCGCCACTCCCAGGGACACCGCAGCCCCGGCCACCTCTCTCACGGCCCCTCTGGCCTCGGCCTCCGCTGCCCACACCACCAGGGCTGCTAGCACCCTCCTGGTGACCACACCCGTGCCCACGGCACCGTCCAGGGCCCCggtcctcacctcctccaccgTCGGCTCCCCCGGGAGCACCCTCACGTCCGCATTCACCTCACCCCTCCCGGCCTCCGCCACGCTGCACACATCCacgactctccctccctcctcggtcAGGACGGGAGCCCCCAGCTCCATGCCCGCCACCACCGAGGCCACATCCACCGGCCCCGCGGGTCCATCCACCGCCACCTCCACCGCCACCGTGGACCTCGGCTCCACACTCGCCCTGGCCAGCGCCTCAGCCACACCCACAGCCCCGGCCACGGCCTCGGCCACGCCCATGCCCACGCCCGCGGCCACGCCCACCACCGGGATCATCTCCTCCggccccagcacccaccacacacacagcacctcccCTGTCCAGGCAACCTCGGCCAGCACGCCGGCCGCCCCCTCCATCTTCACCACTCCCCGCAGCACGGCGACTCCCTTCCACTCCAGCACCATGCCAGCCACCTCGCTAGGCGCCTCCTCCCCGGCCTCCGGCAGTCCCAGGGCCACTCCGACCGAgggtgccagcccacctgccccgaGCACCAGTGTGCCGCCCCCCGCACCCGACCCCCGCGGGGACTGCCCCCAGTGA